From a region of the Triticum aestivum cultivar Chinese Spring chromosome 7D, IWGSC CS RefSeq v2.1, whole genome shotgun sequence genome:
- the LOC123169820 gene encoding uncharacterized protein, translating to MVVLMEYAPGVGATMKRKGEEEPGLFAFPDDGDGGSVPVSCRATKMRRLEGAGAGHDVPAAAAVETEGDVMMAEEPPAPSLGAVEGEKRAVVVYGPAVDAACTGGRLGLLGQWRLRPWAPLSAGAEWIRDMLREADGRTVRAVLSSAQEGGGADLALVPWGAAHVPAEANQASTAAETVDGEEDAEGTAAMDVEEERDHHQAQAVGAGCGEGYLCRWPQHCMAPPPLPAVRQATPAVWSW from the coding sequence ATGGTGGTGCTCATGGAGTACGCCCCCGGCGTCGGCGCGACCATGAAGAGGAAGGGAGAGGAGGAGCCGGGGCTGTTCGCGTTCCCCGAtgacggcgacggcggcagcgtTCCGGTTTCCTGCCGTGCCACCAAGATGAGGCGTCTGGAGGGTGCCGGCGCCGGCCACGATGTGCCGGCGGCAGCGGCCGTTGAGACGGAGGGCGACGTAATGATGGCGGAGGAGCCGCCGGCGCCGTCCCTCGGGGCCGTGGAAGGGGAAAAGAGGGCTGTGGTGGTGTACGGCCCGGCAGTCGACGCCGCGTGCACTGGTGGCCGGCTCGGCCTTCTCGGCCAATGGCGGCTCCGCCCGTGGGCGCCCCTGAGCGCCGGCGCCGAGTGGATCCGTGACATGCTGCGCGAGGCGGATGGCCGCACGGTGCGGGCGGTGCTGTCCAGCGCTCAGGAAGGGGGCGGCGCCGACCTGGCCCTGGTCCCTTGGGGCGCCGCACACGTGCCGGCAGAGGCGAATCAGGCGTCCACGGCCGCGGAGACGGTGGACGGGGAAGAGGACGCCGAGGGAACGGCAGCGATGGACGTCGAAGAGGAGAGGGACCATCATCAGGCCCAGGCGGTCGGGGCCGGCTGCGGTGAGGGGTACTTGTGCCGGTGGCCGCAGCACTGTATGGCGCCGCCTCCGTTGCCGGCGGTTCGCCAGGCGACCCCGGCTGTGTGGTCGTGGTGA